The following coding sequences are from one Lolium rigidum isolate FL_2022 chromosome 6, APGP_CSIRO_Lrig_0.1, whole genome shotgun sequence window:
- the LOC124659329 gene encoding monothiol glutaredoxin-S3-like has translation MQEARGAAPRLMAAASTDDVGDVRRTVEEKPVVVVGLRGCCMVHVAARRLLLGQGANPAVLEVADDADPAALVVALRSSSVNSAKGVVDAYGAAPVATTASRHAAFPAVFIGGKLVGGLDRLMAMHIAGELVPVLKQAGALWL, from the coding sequence ATGCAAGAAGCCAGGGGGGCGGCACCGCGGCTGATGGCGGCGGCCAGCACCGACGACGTCGGCGACGTGCGGAGGACGGTGGAGGAgaagccggtggtggtggtggggctgCGGGGCTGCTGCATGGTGCACGTGGCCGCCCGGCGCCTGCTCCTGGGGCAGGGCGCCAACCCGGCGGTGCTCGAggtcgccgacgacgccgaccCGGCCGCGCTCGTCGTCGCGCTCCGGTCGTCCAGCGTCAACAGCGCTAAGGGCGTCGTCGACGCGTACGGCGCGGCGCCGGTAGCTACGACGGCGTCGCGCCACGCGGCGTTCCCGGCAGTGTTCATCGGGGGGAAGCTGGTGGGCGGGCTCGACCGGCTCATGGCGATGCACATCGCCGGCGAGCTCGTGCCGGTCCTGAAGCAGGCCGGAGCTCTGTGGCTCTGA